One region of Salvia miltiorrhiza cultivar Shanhuang (shh) chromosome 3, IMPLAD_Smil_shh, whole genome shotgun sequence genomic DNA includes:
- the LOC131015995 gene encoding glycerophosphodiester phosphodiesterase GDPD1, chloroplastic-like — translation MALKAVHVSDVPNLDCVHDNASFSLYPSRFSKGVDIERATSFKVPKFLVIGHRGNGMNMLQSSDLRMKAVKENTILSFNTAGKHAVDFIEFDVQVTKDGCPIIFHDNFIYSEENGAIYEKRVTELSLSEFLTYGPQRELGLEGKTLLRKTKDGKYLNWAVESDEPACTLQEAFEKVNPSLGFNIELKFDDYIAYQQQHITDVLQDILQVVFDHANERPVIFSTFQPDAALVVRRLQNTYPVFFLTNGGNEIYEDVRRNSLEEALKLCLDGGLQGIVSEVRGIFRNPGAVKKIKELKLSLLTYGKLNNVAEAVYMQHLMGVDGVIVDLVREITEAVSKMMRPRGDVEEKIVMEGEEQVIVEGSRPQFSQRELEFLLKLIPELIQQ, via the exons ATGGCCCTCAAAGCCGTTCACGTCTCCGACGTTCCCAATCTCGATTGTGTCCACGACAAtgcatctttctctctctaccctTCGCGCTTCTCCAAAG GTGTGGACATTGAGAGGGCAACGTCGTTTAAGGTGCCGAAATTCCTGGTGATCGGGCATAGGGGGAACGGGATGAACATGTTGCAATCATCGGATTTGAGGATGAAGGCAGTTAAAGAGAATACGATCCTATCGTTCAATACTGCCGGAAAACACGCCGTTGATTTCATCGAGTTTGATGTTCAG GTGACAAAGGATGGCTGCCCCATCATTTTTCATGACAACTTCATCTACTCTGAGGAAAAT GGAGCAATTTATGAGAAGAGAGTCACAGAATTGTCGCTGTCCGAGTTCCTCACATACGGTCCTCAGAGAGAGCTTGGTTTGGAGGGGAAGACATTGTTGAGGAAAACAAAGGATGGAAAATATTTAAATTGGGCAGTTGAATCCGATGAACCTGCTTGCACTTTGCAGGAGGCATTCGAGAAGGTTAACCCTTCTTTGGGCTTCAACATTGAATTGAAATTCGACGACTACATTGCTTATCAGCAACAGCATATAACCGATGTGTTACAAGATATATTGCAAGTCGTTTTTGATCATGCCAACGAACGCCCAGTTATATTTTCCACCTTCCAGCCCGATGCTGCTCTCGTAGTAAGGAGACTCCAGAACACCTACCCT GTGTTTTTCCTCACTAATGGGGGGAATGAGATCTATGAAGATGTAAGAAGAAATTCCTTGGAGGAAGCCCTCAAACTATGTTTGGATGGTGGTTTGCAAGGGATTGTCTCTGAGGTGAGGGGCATCTTTAGGAATCCGGGAGCAGTCAAGAAAATCAAAGAACTAAAGCTCTCTTTGCTCACATACGGCAAATTGAA TAATGTGGCTGAAGCTGTGTATATGCAACATTTGATGGGGGTGGACGGGGTTATCGTGGATCTGGTGAGGGAGATAACGGAAGCTGTGTCGAAGATGATGAGGCCGAGGGGCGATGTTGAGGAGAAGATTGTAATGGAGGGAGAGGAGCAAGTTATAGTTGAGGGGAGCAGGCCCCAATTCTCACAAAGGGAGCTGGAATTCTTGTTGAAGCTCATTCCTGAGTTAATTCAGCAATAA